Part of the Streptomyces sp. NBC_01264 genome, CTGCTCCTCGGCCCGCCCGGCGTCTTCTGCATCCGTACGGTCCAGGGCCGGCGCCAGCGCGCGGTGATCGGCGACCTCCTCCTCACGGTGGGCCGCGCCGACCCCGCCCCGGACCCCCGCGAGGCCCGCCGCGCGGCGACGCACGCGACCCGAGCCCTCTCCACCCCGGTGACCCCGGTCCTGGCGGTGGTCGACGCGACCCGCCTGGAAGTGGCCCCCACCCTCCGCGACGTCCGCATCCTCACACCGTCAACGACATCAACCTTCCTGACGAACGCCCCCACCACCCTCAAACTCCCGGAGATAGAAGCCCTCTTCACCAAATCCAGAGACCGCCGAACCTGGAACTAGCCGAGGCCCGGGCCCCGGGCACCTTCGGCCGTCCGCCGCCGATACTTTCAGCCGTCCGGCGTTTGAGGACCGGGGCCAGGGGCGAAGCCCCAGGGGCCCGGCCGCACCCCGGCACCCCGTTCTCCAGCCCGTCCGACGCTTGAAGACCGGGTCCGGGCAGAGCCCGGGGACCCGCCCAGCCTCACCGTCGGTTGAGCGCGGTCCGGGACGGCCCGGGGACCTACCCAGCCTCGCCATCGCTTGAGCGCGGTCCGGGCCGGCCCAGGGACCCACCCAGCCCCGCCGGCGTTTGAGGCGCGGGTCCGGGCTGGCCCGGGGAACGGTGGATGGGTGGGTAGGGGACTTCGCCCCGCAGGGCCCACGGCCCCTCAAGCGGAGCTCCGCTTGCGCGGCGTCACCGCCTTCTTCGCGGCAGCCCGCGCCGGCTTCGCCTCCGCGGCCTTGGCCGAGGCAGTCTTCTTCGCAGCCGCCGAAGCGGCCTTCTTCTTCGCCGCGGCGGCAGCCGTCGACTTCTTCGCAGCACTGGCACCGGCACCGGCACCAGCACCGGACGCCGCCCCCGACGCAGTCGACTTCTTCCCACCCACCGCCTTCGGCGCAGCCGACCCCGACCCCGCCGCCGCCTTCTTCCGCCGAATCGGCGTAACCTCCGCCCCCGCCCCCTCCGCCGCAGGCGAACCCGCCCGAGAAGCCTTCGCCGCCCGCACACTGCTCTCCAACGCCGCCATCAGGTCGATGACCTGCCCACCCGCACCCTCCACCGGCGGCCCCGCCGCCACCGCAGGCTCGCCCCCGCCCGCCTTCGCCGCGACCATCGCCTCCACCGCCTCGCGGTAGTCGTCGCGCAGCGAGTCCATCTCCACCTCCCCCAACGTCGCCATCAGCGCATCCGCCAGGTCCAGCTCGGCTTCCCGTACCGACACCTCGCCCTCGGGCGCCACCCCCTCCGGAACCCGGATCTCGTCCGGCCACAGCAGCCCGTGCATCGCGATCACGTCGTCGACGACCCGCAGCATGCCCAGCCGTTCCCGCCCCCGCAGCGCGTACTTCGCGATCGCGACCTTCCGGCTCCGCTTCAGCGCCTCCCGCAGCAGCGTGTACGGCTTGGCCGCCGTAGCCCCGCTCGCCGCGAGGTAATAGGCCGCGTCCATCTGCAACGGATCGATCTGATCAGCAGGCACGAACGAAACGATCTCAATGGTCTTGGCAGTGGCGATCGGCAACTGCGCCAGATCCTCATCCGTGATCGGAATGATCGACCCGTCCGCCTCCTCGTACCCCTTGCCGATCTCGGCGGTCGGCACCTCCTCCCCGTCCAGCTCGCAGACCTTGCGGTAGCGGACGCGCCCGCCATCGGCGACATGGATCTGGCGGAAGGAGATCGAGTGGCTCTCGGTGGCGTTCACGAGCTTGATCGGAATGCTGACCAAGCCGAAGGAGATCGCCCCGTTCCATATGGATCGCACGGTTCCTCCTCTTTCGTGGCAGTCTCATCGTATGACGCCGATCACCCTGGTGGAGGGCCGTCGCATTTCGCTCAGCAACCTCGACAAGGTCCTCTACCCGGAGACCGGTTTCACCAAGGGAGAGGTCCTCCACTACTACGCCACGGTCGCGGGCTCTCTGCTCGCCCACATCCACGACCGGCCGGTGTCCTTCCTGCGCTATCCCGACGGCCCGGACGGACAGCTCTTCTTCACGAAGAACCCCCCGCCCGGTACCCCCACCTGGGTGAAGACCACACCCGTGCCCCGCTCGGAGGACCTCCGCGCGGAACAGGTGGTCGTCGCCGACCTGCCCACCCTCATGTGGGCCGCCAACCTCGTCGTCGAGTTCCACACCCCCCAGTGGCCGGCCGGGGCCCCCGCCCTCGCCGACCGGCTGATCCTCGACCTCGACCCCGGTGCCCCCGCCAGCGTCGTCGAATGCTCCGCCGCCGCCCTCTGGCTCCGGGACCGCCTCGCGGCCGACGGCCTCCACGCCTGCGCCAAGACCTCCGGCTCCAAGGGCCTGCATCTGGCGGTACTCCTCGAACCGACCCCTTCCGAGCACGTGTCGGCGTACGCGAAGACCCTCGCCCAGGAGGCCGAGCGCGAGCTCCCCGAGCTCGTCGTGCACCGGATGACCAAGGCGCTGCGCCCCGGCAAGGTCTTCGTCGACCACAGCCAGAACGCCGCCGCCAAGACCACGGCCGCCCCGTACACCCTGCGCGCCCGTACCCTGCCCACGGTCTCCACCCCCCTGTCCTGGGCGGAGGTCGAGGCCTGCCGAACCCCTTCCGACCTGGTCTTCGTGGCCGACGACATCGCCCCCCGCCTCGCCCGCGACGGAGACCTCTTCGGGCCCCTCCTCGACCCTTCCCTGGCCGGACGGCTCCCGTGATCACCGTCGCGCTGGCCGCCGCCGTACGGACCCTGCCGCGCGGGCCCGGTCTCGCGTACGAGCCGAAATTCGACGGACACCGCCTGGTCGTCGTCCGCACCGACCGCGGCGTTGACGGGGTGGTCCTCCAGGCCCGCTCCGGCCGCATCGTGACCGCCGCCTTCCCCGACCTCGCGGCGGCCGCCCACCACCTGCCCGCCGGGACGATCCTCGACGGGGAGGTGGTGATCTGGCAGGCGGGCCGCACCGACTTCGCGCTCGTACAGCGCCGGGCCGCCGCCTCGGCCGCGCGCGCCGCCGTACTGGCACAGACTCTCCCGGCCTCGTACGCGGCCTTCGACATCCTCGAACTGGCCGGGCTGGACCTGCGCGCCCGTTCCTACGAACGCCGGCGCGCCCTCCTCGTGGACCTCCTCCTGCCCCTAGGCCCGCCCCTCCAGCCGGTCCCCATGACGACGGATCCCGAGCTGGCGGAGACCTGGTACGAGACCCTGCCTGCCAGCGGCATCGAGGGGCTGGTCGTGAAACGGATGGACGAGGCCTACCCGGCCGGCCGCCGATCCTGGCGCAAGCTCCGCCACACCAACGTCCGGGACGCGGCGGTGGTCGGCTACACCGGCACCGCCCGCCGCCCCCTCGCCCTCGTCCTGGTCCTGCCGGTCGGCGACGAGACCCCGCTGGTGTCGAGCCCCCTGACGGCGCCGCTGCGCGCCGAGATGGCGGCTGCGGTGGCCACCCGGGCCCCGGAGCCGGCCGGGGGCGCCACCGTCACGGCCATCGGCCTGGGCGAGGTCCCCTTCCACCCCCTGGACCCGCCGCTGACGGCCGAGGTCCGCCACACCTCGACCCGCCACCCGCCACCGGAAGTCCTGCGCCTGCGCACGGACCTGTGACCCGCGGCGGGGCCGCGGGTCACAGGTCAGGCTGCCGACTCCGTCGTGCTCAGTCGTGCGCTCCCCGGCCCGAGTTCGGCGGGGAACCGGGCTGCGCGTGAGGTCCCGGCCCCTCGACGTGCCGGTGCTCCGCTTCGCGCCGGGCCCGGACCTCCTCCGGATGGAGCGAGGTGGTGGAGCCGAAGTTCCCGTACCCCTGCATCTCGTGCGGGCGCAGTCCGCTCTCGGGGAAATCCACGTAGTCCCGCTCCTCGCGCACCTCGTACACCGCACCGCCGTCGGGCAGGTGCGGCTGGCTCTCGGGAGTGGGGGGTGCGGGCTCCTGTGCCCGGACCTTCCTGCCCAGCAAGAAGCCGCCGAGCAGGAAGCCGACCACGATGAGCCCGACTACCAGGAACCACGCGATGTTGGTCAGTGTTCTGTCCACCGCGAGGAAGATCAGAGTCGTGTCCATACAACCCATTTTCCCGCATGGGCACCCATTTCACCCGATGGCGGCCGGGGGCGGCAGGGGTCAGCCCCTGAGGGGGCCGTCCGCGTCCCGCACCCCACGCACTTCCCTGCCCCCGAGCACCGCCAGGATCTCCGCGCAGATGGCCAGCGCCGTCTCCGCCGGCGTCTGCCCGCCCAGATCCAGCCCGATCGGCCCGTGCACCGTCCGCAGCCGCTCCTCGCCCACCCCCGCCGCGAGCAGCCCCTCGCGGCGCCGCGCGGTGGTCTTGCGGGAGCCGAGCGCACCGACGTAAGGGACGCCCAGCGCGAGCGCGGTCCGCAGCGTCGGCACGTCGAACTCCGGATCATGGCTCAGCATCGCCAGGCAGGCGGCGTCCCGCCGCGCCGCGAGCAACTTCTCGGCCTCGCCGACGGCGGTGACCACACTCACGTCCCACCCGAGCAGCCGGGCCTGGGCCTCGACGACCTCGGCCAGCTCCCCGCCCCCGCCGATCACCACGTACGGAGCCGACGGGTACGCCTCCACGAGCACCAGCCCGGACCCCGCGTACAGCGCGTCCCGCCCGGGCCGCCGCGTCCTCAGCAACTCCCCGGCCCGCCGCTCGGCGTCACCGGAAGGCTGGTCCGCCCCCCGCACGACCACACTCACCGCCTGATCCGCCCGCTCGTTCAACTGGGTCACGAGCGCGACCCCGACCCCCTGCCCGAGCAGCTCCCACCACTCACCGGGAATCGCCCCCAGCGGCTGCAACAGCACCTCGGCCTGCCCGCCACAGGTCAGCTTCGCCTCGACGGCTTCCCCACTCCCCACGGAAACCTCGCACACCCGCGCGGTCTCCCCGCCCCCCATGGCGGCGGCCTCCGCCACCAACTCGGCGTCGAACACCCCCCCGGTACAGGGCCCCGACGCACTCGCCCCCCACATCCACGAGCACCGCCCCGGCCGGATCCCGGGGCCCGAACCCCTGCTCGGTCACGGGCCGCGCCAAGAACCCGACCCGCCCCTCGGCCACCCACTGCCGCGCCGTCTCCACCAAGTCACGCATCTCGCGCCGCCCCATCCTCACCGTCAGAGCACGCCACAAAGCACCAGGTCAACAACACAAAGTGGCCTCCCCACCAACCTACGCACGCCCACCCCCACCCCCCACCCCCCAAAACCCACAGACCCACCCCCACATCCTTCGTACGGACCACCGGAACGGGGTTCGGCAAGATCGGGAAACGCGGGGGCCCGTGCAGGAGTTCGCCGACGGCGCCGCAGGGCACGATCGGCTGTGCGTGGATCGCGCGCTCTGCGCACGAATGGAGCTACGCCAAGACGTGAGCGAGACCTTGCCCGATGGAGTGATGTCCACGCGAGAGGTGCCGCCAGTACCGGCCGGCTGGTGATCCTGACCGTCGGCAGGCGAGTTCATGGAAGTGGACGTGGGCGGACTCCGCGCCGACCCCGAACTGAGGAGCAGCACAGTGGCGAAGCGCGGTCTCACCCACCCCGAGCACCTGCGCCTGGGGCAGGTCCTCTCCGGCGTGCGGGACCAGCTGCAGCACAAGGAGGTCCTGTTGCTGAACGCGTACCCGAAGACCGGGCCGAGGGCATTTCCGGCGAAGCGGCTGGAGGCTGCGATCGAGGCTGTGGATGCGGCGCGCAGGGAACTGGAGAACGCCGTGTTCCAGGAACACCCGGCGGAGGCCGAGACGCACGACTACTTCCCGGACTCGGAGCACCGGGCGCAGGTGGTGGTGCCGGCGAAGCCGGGCAACAGCCCGGGCCGGGTGCCCTTTGGGCGATAGAGCCGTGAGCCGGCTGAGGCGTCGGCGGAGCCGCTGTACGGCAGCGCCAGGATCCTGCGCCCAGCGGCGAGGATGGAGCGGGCCATGGGATGGGGCCCAGAGTCACAGGGAGGCGACCCTCGCTGATGACAGAGGCGAGATCAGGCGGAGGGTGGCACCTCGCCACCATGCGAGACACCGGCGATGTACTCCTGCGTGCAGCGCTCAATGTGCTCCGACATCCCTGATCGAGTTGCGCGCGGCTGAGGTCGCAGTGCGTGAGGACGGCCCGTCCAAGATCCGCTCCGGAGAAGCGGGCGTCCATGAGGGCCGTGCCCGCCAGGTCTGAGCTGTTCATTTTGGCT contains:
- a CDS encoding ATP-dependent DNA ligase; this translates as MTVALAAAVRTLPRGPGLAYEPKFDGHRLVVVRTDRGVDGVVLQARSGRIVTAAFPDLAAAAHHLPAGTILDGEVVIWQAGRTDFALVQRRAAASAARAAVLAQTLPASYAAFDILELAGLDLRARSYERRRALLVDLLLPLGPPLQPVPMTTDPELAETWYETLPASGIEGLVVKRMDEAYPAGRRSWRKLRHTNVRDAAVVGYTGTARRPLALVLVLPVGDETPLVSSPLTAPLRAEMAAAVATRAPEPAGGATVTAIGLGEVPFHPLDPPLTAEVRHTSTRHPPPEVLRLRTDL
- a CDS encoding DUF6479 family protein — translated: MDTTLIFLAVDRTLTNIAWFLVVGLIVVGFLLGGFLLGRKVRAQEPAPPTPESQPHLPDGGAVYEVREERDYVDFPESGLRPHEMQGYGNFGSTTSLHPEEVRARREAEHRHVEGPGPHAQPGSPPNSGRGAHD
- a CDS encoding Ku protein gives rise to the protein MRSIWNGAISFGLVSIPIKLVNATESHSISFRQIHVADGGRVRYRKVCELDGEEVPTAEIGKGYEEADGSIIPITDEDLAQLPIATAKTIEIVSFVPADQIDPLQMDAAYYLAASGATAAKPYTLLREALKRSRKVAIAKYALRGRERLGMLRVVDDVIAMHGLLWPDEIRVPEGVAPEGEVSVREAELDLADALMATLGEVEMDSLRDDYREAVEAMVAAKAGGGEPAVAAGPPVEGAGGQVIDLMAALESSVRAAKASRAGSPAAEGAGAEVTPIRRKKAAAGSGSAAPKAVGGKKSTASGAASGAGAGAGASAAKKSTAAAAAKKKAASAAAKKTASAKAAEAKPARAAAKKAVTPRKRSSA
- the ligD gene encoding non-homologous end-joining DNA ligase; its protein translation is MTPITLVEGRRISLSNLDKVLYPETGFTKGEVLHYYATVAGSLLAHIHDRPVSFLRYPDGPDGQLFFTKNPPPGTPTWVKTTPVPRSEDLRAEQVVVADLPTLMWAANLVVEFHTPQWPAGAPALADRLILDLDPGAPASVVECSAAALWLRDRLAADGLHACAKTSGSKGLHLAVLLEPTPSEHVSAYAKTLAQEAERELPELVVHRMTKALRPGKVFVDHSQNAAAKTTAAPYTLRARTLPTVSTPLSWAEVEACRTPSDLVFVADDIAPRLARDGDLFGPLLDPSLAGRLP
- a CDS encoding XdhC family protein, which codes for MFDAELVAEAAAMGGGETARVCEVSVGSGEAVEAKLTCGGQAEVLLQPLGAIPGEWWELLGQGVGVALVTQLNERADQAVSVVVRGADQPSGDAERRAGELLRTRRPGRDALYAGSGLVLVEAYPSAPYVVIGGGGELAEVVEAQARLLGWDVSVVTAVGEAEKLLAARRDAACLAMLSHDPEFDVPTLRTALALGVPYVGALGSRKTTARRREGLLAAGVGEERLRTVHGPIGLDLGGQTPAETALAICAEILAVLGGREVRGVRDADGPLRG